One Phocaeicola dorei genomic region harbors:
- a CDS encoding SusC/RagA family TonB-linked outer membrane protein, protein MRRIFTFFLTFLLGMFVTALYAQTHTVSGTVIDKDANEPLIGANVLIKGTTIGTVTDLDGKYTLQAGDKDILVFSYLSMKTIEEPVNGRTVINVKMTSDTETLGEVVVTAMGIKRQSETLTYSAQTVGGKDVNDIKSVNMINSLQGKSAGMMITPNSTGAGGSSKILFRGNKSISGNNQPLVVVDGVPVMMNITNSQVDSNYGGQRDGGDAMSTINPDDIAQITLLKGASAAALYGAVAANGAIMITTKSAQSGKVSVNVSSNTTMESPMVLPEFQTTYGMSDNGTFSWGEKLSSKAPNYAKKFFRTGFTTNNSISLSGGNENIQSYFSYANVYSQGITPQNDYRSHNLNSKVGFNILKDIHIDFTAKFTNQHITNQAAAGYLWNPLTGVYLFPRGEDWNGYKENFEVYDPARGCYVQNWTNTQQQQFGNPYWMLNRQTPITDRNRYEFGGSIKWDITPDLNIQGRMRYERGEEHWVHNAYASSVGNLYPMGRMKDNRYFSDQLYGDVLVSYNHTFNDFSLSATAGSSFTKTKTSHVDLWGEGSQFSQPGSGNIFYPNIFTPNNYYGNMSTVGKDDNWMTQKRLNSVFATAQLGYREGIFLDISARNDWSSALAFTESCSFFYPSFGGSVLLNKFVDMGKNIDLFKFRASYSIVGNDVPVFMSNLLYSLGSQGAITPPDKAPFRTLKPEKTHSLEIGFDGTFLQNRLNINLTYYKTNTKNQFFSVAAPYESGLRNRYVNAGNVENKGFEFNIGWYEQFTDHFSWSTNLNFSYNDNKIKELVDDLPNGLTLTDFGGAKVILKEGGHYGDLYVRHLMRDENGKPLQNEKGEPIVSGDSMDELEYAGNMNAKVNMGWTNTFRYKDFSLSFLIDAKFGGKVIGMTEAALDGWGVSKRSGEARDAGGITVDGVKFDADKYYRTTGNNNFNSPYAVENYVYDATNIRLREVTFGYTFRNLLGAGKNLTAAIIGRNLFFFHKDAPMDPDVSAGTGNGIQGVDMFALPTSRSFGLNLKLNF, encoded by the coding sequence ATGAGACGAATTTTTACTTTTTTCCTGACATTCCTATTGGGAATGTTTGTAACAGCATTGTATGCACAAACGCATACAGTCAGCGGTACTGTAATAGATAAAGACGCTAACGAACCTCTGATCGGCGCAAACGTATTAATTAAAGGTACAACTATCGGAACAGTGACCGACCTCGACGGAAAGTATACCCTGCAAGCCGGCGACAAAGACATTCTGGTATTCTCCTATTTAAGTATGAAAACCATCGAGGAACCTGTAAACGGACGTACAGTAATCAACGTAAAAATGACATCGGACACAGAAACACTGGGTGAAGTCGTAGTGACGGCAATGGGTATTAAACGACAATCCGAGACACTAACCTATTCTGCGCAAACAGTAGGAGGTAAAGACGTTAATGACATCAAGAGCGTCAATATGATTAACTCCCTGCAAGGTAAAAGTGCCGGTATGATGATTACACCGAACTCAACCGGAGCCGGCGGTTCTTCCAAGATTCTGTTCCGTGGCAATAAGTCCATCAGCGGTAATAACCAGCCATTAGTAGTAGTAGACGGAGTTCCTGTCATGATGAATATCACCAATTCACAGGTAGACAGCAACTACGGAGGCCAGCGAGACGGTGGTGACGCCATGTCTACAATCAATCCGGACGACATCGCCCAAATCACCTTGCTGAAAGGTGCATCGGCAGCAGCACTTTATGGTGCGGTAGCAGCCAATGGCGCCATTATGATTACCACCAAATCAGCACAGTCGGGTAAAGTTTCCGTTAATGTATCCAGCAACACCACAATGGAGAGCCCAATGGTGCTACCCGAATTCCAGACTACTTATGGGATGAGCGACAACGGTACTTTCAGCTGGGGTGAGAAACTAAGCAGCAAAGCTCCAAACTATGCAAAAAAATTCTTCCGTACCGGATTTACAACGAATAACTCTATCTCCTTAAGCGGGGGTAATGAAAACATCCAATCTTATTTTTCCTATGCCAATGTCTATTCACAAGGTATCACTCCCCAGAATGACTACCGAAGCCACAATTTGAATTCAAAAGTAGGTTTCAATATTCTGAAAGACATTCATATTGATTTCACGGCCAAGTTTACCAACCAGCACATCACCAATCAGGCAGCTGCCGGCTATTTATGGAATCCGCTGACCGGTGTTTATCTCTTCCCTAGAGGAGAAGACTGGAATGGCTATAAAGAGAACTTCGAGGTATATGATCCCGCAAGAGGCTGCTATGTCCAAAACTGGACAAATACACAACAACAGCAATTCGGTAATCCATATTGGATGTTAAACAGACAGACCCCGATCACTGACCGTAACCGCTATGAATTTGGCGGAAGCATCAAATGGGACATAACTCCAGATCTGAATATCCAAGGACGTATGCGTTACGAAAGAGGAGAAGAACACTGGGTACACAATGCTTACGCATCCAGCGTAGGAAACCTTTATCCGATGGGACGCATGAAAGACAACCGCTATTTCAGTGACCAACTTTATGGCGATGTCTTGGTAAGCTACAACCATACATTCAATGATTTTTCTCTATCTGCTACCGCAGGTTCCAGTTTTACAAAAACCAAAACCTCTCATGTAGACCTATGGGGTGAGGGCTCCCAGTTCTCACAGCCCGGTTCCGGAAACATTTTTTATCCGAACATCTTTACTCCGAACAACTATTATGGCAATATGTCCACCGTGGGCAAAGATGACAACTGGATGACCCAAAAACGGCTGAACTCAGTATTCGCCACCGCACAACTTGGTTATCGTGAAGGCATATTCCTTGATATATCAGCACGTAATGACTGGTCTTCGGCATTAGCTTTCACAGAAAGCTGTTCATTCTTTTATCCCTCTTTTGGCGGTAGTGTCCTGCTGAACAAATTTGTAGATATGGGTAAGAACATTGATCTGTTCAAATTCCGCGCAAGCTATTCTATCGTAGGTAATGACGTACCTGTATTCATGAGTAATCTGCTCTATTCTCTAGGTTCTCAAGGTGCTATCACTCCCCCCGACAAAGCTCCGTTCAGAACATTGAAGCCGGAAAAAACTCATTCTTTAGAAATTGGTTTTGACGGTACATTCTTACAGAACCGACTGAATATCAATCTGACTTATTATAAGACCAACACCAAGAATCAGTTCTTCTCCGTTGCGGCTCCTTACGAATCAGGCTTGAGAAACCGTTATGTAAACGCCGGTAATGTAGAAAACAAAGGCTTTGAATTCAACATCGGATGGTATGAGCAGTTCACTGACCACTTCAGTTGGAGTACCAACCTAAACTTCTCTTACAATGACAATAAGATTAAAGAATTGGTAGATGACCTTCCCAACGGACTGACATTGACCGATTTCGGAGGTGCAAAAGTGATCTTGAAAGAAGGCGGCCACTACGGAGATTTATATGTACGTCACCTGATGCGTGATGAAAACGGCAAGCCCCTGCAAAACGAAAAAGGAGAGCCTATCGTAAGTGGTGATTCTATGGACGAACTGGAATACGCAGGCAATATGAATGCCAAAGTAAATATGGGATGGACGAACACATTCCGCTACAAGGACTTCTCACTATCATTCCTGATTGATGCTAAATTCGGTGGAAAAGTGATCGGTATGACCGAAGCGGCTCTAGACGGTTGGGGCGTGTCCAAACGTTCAGGTGAAGCCCGTGACGCCGGCGGTATTACAGTAGACGGAGTAAAATTTGATGCCGATAAGTACTATCGCACCACCGGTAACAATAACTTCAACAGTCCATACGCTGTAGAAAACTACGTTTATGATGCAACCAATATACGCCTTCGCGAAGTAACTTTCGGCTACACCTTCCGTAACCTGTTAGGTGCGGGCAAGAACCTGACCGCAGCCATCATCGGCCGCAACTTGTTCTTCTTCCACAAAGACGCCCCGATGGATCCGGACGTATCAGCAGGTACAGGCAATGGTATACAAGGTGTAGATATGTTTGCACTGCCTACCTCACGCAGTTTTGGTCTTAATTTAAAACTTAACTTCTAA
- a CDS encoding SusD/RagB family nutrient-binding outer membrane lipoprotein: MLETMKRNKILTYAFLMAFPMTVGSIFSSCTDDFEKLNTSNIQVNPADLPFAAQCTEPMTYCYPPQQNMFQFWTNLTIDLYGGYFMTPNGNFTNGDMGENRGHSGGMYENYYLHIFNNTRRIIAQCDASGERGLSGVMRIVQAYGTLMTTDAYGPIPYSSILSGENEVYFEFDSQKDLYKAMLEDLSTAITDISAMGADEIAKLKSFDCWCNGDKDLWVKIANTMKLRMALRLSKRETEASNAGMNLKAIATEAAQNTLATVNKDILIDKSLENEMWLMFNWGDCGFNANLVTIMSGTKDPRQPLYMTLNTGDIKNEAGTTTVAANSQYLGIRFASGLPAKPNSWGSFSGWIQGNNGSSYSMPLPIMKAAEAHFLLAEAKLRWDIGSESVKNLYENGIRVSMTNELAYRGAYAGIKEYPEGAVDAYINGTSTQIDYTDPIKAELSTPAVNKLSVKWDESASNEEKLERIITQKWLALFPLSTEGWAEQRRTGYPRFFPAFVNESNGAVNTEEGVRRVIYSSQAYDANAKGVEGGIKLLDQENSSKFGISGDKGGTHLWWDNADKGNF, encoded by the coding sequence ATGCTTGAAACTATGAAACGGAATAAGATATTAACATACGCCTTTTTAATGGCATTCCCAATGACCGTAGGAAGTATCTTCTCTTCCTGCACAGACGATTTTGAAAAATTGAATACCAGTAACATCCAGGTAAATCCGGCAGATCTTCCTTTTGCCGCACAATGTACCGAACCGATGACCTACTGTTATCCTCCTCAGCAAAATATGTTCCAGTTTTGGACCAACCTGACCATTGACCTTTATGGAGGTTACTTTATGACTCCCAACGGTAACTTCACCAACGGTGATATGGGAGAGAACCGGGGACATAGTGGCGGTATGTATGAGAACTATTATCTCCATATTTTCAACAACACCCGCCGCATCATCGCACAATGCGACGCCAGTGGTGAAAGAGGTCTGTCAGGCGTGATGCGTATCGTACAGGCTTACGGAACATTGATGACTACAGATGCCTACGGACCGATACCTTACAGTTCCATCCTGTCGGGCGAAAACGAAGTGTATTTCGAGTTCGACAGCCAGAAAGACCTATATAAAGCCATGCTTGAAGATCTGAGTACAGCCATTACTGACATCAGTGCCATGGGAGCAGATGAAATAGCCAAATTGAAATCCTTTGACTGTTGGTGCAACGGCGACAAAGACCTATGGGTAAAAATAGCCAATACGATGAAACTACGCATGGCGTTACGCCTGTCCAAACGGGAAACCGAAGCCAGCAACGCCGGAATGAACCTTAAGGCAATCGCTACCGAGGCTGCCCAAAACACCTTGGCAACAGTCAACAAGGATATTCTGATCGATAAAAGTCTTGAGAATGAAATGTGGCTGATGTTCAATTGGGGTGATTGTGGATTCAATGCCAATCTGGTAACTATTATGAGTGGAACCAAAGATCCGCGCCAACCATTATATATGACCCTGAATACCGGAGATATCAAAAACGAAGCCGGTACTACCACAGTAGCCGCCAATAGTCAATATCTGGGTATCCGTTTTGCCAGCGGCCTGCCTGCCAAACCAAACAGTTGGGGTAGCTTCTCCGGTTGGATTCAGGGAAACAACGGTTCCTCTTATTCCATGCCACTGCCTATCATGAAAGCAGCGGAAGCCCATTTCCTATTGGCTGAAGCAAAATTAAGATGGGATATTGGCAGTGAAAGTGTAAAGAACCTATATGAAAATGGAATCCGTGTTTCCATGACTAATGAATTAGCTTATCGGGGAGCTTATGCCGGAATCAAAGAATATCCGGAAGGAGCAGTAGACGCCTACATCAATGGAACAAGCACCCAAATAGACTATACAGATCCCATCAAAGCCGAATTAAGTACCCCGGCTGTAAATAAATTAAGTGTAAAATGGGATGAGAGCGCAAGCAACGAAGAAAAACTGGAAAGAATCATCACCCAAAAATGGCTCGCCCTATTCCCCCTATCCACCGAAGGCTGGGCAGAACAACGCCGCACCGGCTATCCACGCTTCTTTCCTGCATTCGTCAATGAAAGTAATGGAGCCGTAAACACAGAAGAAGGTGTACGCCGCGTAATTTATAGCAGCCAGGCTTATGATGCCAACGCTAAGGGAGTAGAAGGCGGAATCAAACTTCTGGACCAAGAAAATTCCAGCAAATTTGGCATCTCCGGTGACAAAGGCGGAACACATCTTTGGTGGGACAATGCTGATAAAGGAAACTTTTAA
- a CDS encoding DUF3575 domain-containing protein produces the protein MTKLFYILSLLIIKVASNYISTHLWSGEKKLKKRVLLQTLILTACFLPTHGQDSFLCFQTNVQKSNISIHEQRMKHPGHSQTACVHSKHIGIGNEDTGNDHGAGKTKYNKSVPFLALKTNMLFDIALIPNIEVEVPVGKCWSLNGELMFPWWLFDNDKYCMQILSGGLETRYWLDNKKKRNILTGHFAGLYAGGGKYDLQWKENGYQGEFFIAAGISYGYAKRISRNLHLEFNLGIGVLRTYYKHYHANDNHQTLLWQNNGRYTWFGPTKAKISLAWILNHKVKGGVK, from the coding sequence ATGACAAAGTTATTTTATATACTCAGTTTGCTGATTATTAAAGTAGCAAGCAATTACATTAGTACACATTTATGGTCAGGTGAAAAAAAACTGAAGAAACGCGTATTATTGCAAACTTTGATTCTAACAGCCTGCTTCCTGCCCACTCATGGACAAGACAGTTTTTTATGTTTCCAAACAAATGTTCAAAAGAGTAATATCAGCATACACGAACAAAGAATGAAACATCCCGGGCATTCCCAAACCGCGTGTGTTCACTCTAAGCATATCGGCATTGGAAATGAAGATACCGGCAATGACCATGGAGCCGGAAAAACGAAATACAATAAGTCGGTTCCATTTCTCGCCCTGAAAACAAACATGCTGTTTGACATTGCTTTAATACCAAACATAGAAGTCGAAGTTCCCGTTGGCAAATGTTGGTCGCTCAACGGCGAATTGATGTTTCCGTGGTGGCTGTTTGATAACGACAAATACTGTATGCAAATATTATCCGGAGGACTGGAAACACGTTACTGGCTAGACAACAAGAAGAAACGAAATATCCTTACGGGGCACTTCGCCGGGCTGTATGCCGGAGGCGGAAAGTACGATTTGCAATGGAAAGAGAATGGCTATCAAGGAGAATTCTTCATTGCCGCAGGAATCAGCTACGGATATGCAAAACGCATTTCCCGAAATCTGCATTTGGAATTCAACCTCGGAATAGGAGTGCTGAGAACCTATTACAAACATTACCACGCCAACGATAACCATCAGACATTGTTGTGGCAAAACAACGGACGATATACATGGTTTGGTCCCACCAAAGCTAAAATCTCCCTTGCATGGATATTAAACCATAAAGTAAAAGGAGGTGTAAAATGA